Part of the Musa acuminata AAA Group cultivar baxijiao chromosome BXJ3-10, Cavendish_Baxijiao_AAA, whole genome shotgun sequence genome, CAGGTGGATCAGTTGTTAGATATAAAGCATATCTAGTCACCAAAAGGTTTCATCAATAACCTGGTGTTGATTTTACTAAGACATTCAGTCTCATTGTTAAATCCATAACAATCTGACTTATTTTGAGTTTGGCCACCACTAGAGGCTGGTAATTTtgataattggatgttaacagTACATTTTTATACAGGACTCtaattgaagatgtctttatgcagtaaTCTTCTGGTTTCATCCATCTTTAGTATCCAATACATGtttataaactacaaaaagctatttattgaCTTCTTCATGCTCCAAGCTAAACTTTGCTCATTTTTTTACTTCAATTAGCTTTATCAACTCTAAATTTGATACCTCACTATTTCTATGACAATAATATGACGacataatatatcttctagtgtacGTGGATGACATTATTATCACAAGCAATACTCCTACAAGGATCtaagcattcatcaaacaattggcatatcgatttttttcttaaagatttaagaaccttgagctactttttgggagtgaaagcaacatatacatcttcaggtctcttcctatcacaaaaaaaatatatttaagattcattatcaaagacaaacatgtagGACACAAAAGAGGTTCCAACTCCCatttctactagtgaatcactcaaattatgtgatgaaaGTTCTGCTACGGAAcacactcaataccgacaagtagttGGCTCCTTATAGTGCTTAGCTCTCACCTGTCTAGACATCTCCtttgcggtcaataaattatcataatttatacagcaaccatctactatgcatttgtCTGTATTCAAATGAATCCtatgatatcttaaaggaaccatcatTGTCACTTTCTCTACAAACACTCTCCACTTTATCTCTATGCCTTTGCTGATATTGATTGGGTAAGAAACTTTAATGATAAAATATCCATGTCgggggtatattgtcttccttgagCTAATCTAATaatttggagttctaaaaaataaaaaacaatcgTATGGTCTACAACTAATGTTGAATATCGTGTCATCGGTACCGCTGTTgcaaaactcaattgggtcacaaatctgctcaatgaACTCAACATTGACTCCACTCTTAtttctacaatatattatgataatgtcggaACTAACTATTTATGTGTCAATCTAGTGTTCCACTCCCACATGAAACATTTTATCATTGACTTCCATTTCGTGCAAGATCAAGTTGTTCGACATCAACTACGCGTttctcatatacatatatatatatatatatatatatatatatatggctgatcaactagcaaactcactcacgaagcctctcacccataaattattttcattgtatCGGTCCAAGATTGACATCCTAAATAGGAATACCATATTATGggtgcatgatagcagataagattttcccaaccgCATGAGAAAATATTGTTGCTTTATTGGGAGAAATCCTCCATCCTAGCTAGTATAAATAGAAAGAACATATCAATAAAAAACATCACGACATCCAAGATGGACGTGTAGGTGCCATTTCCATCCTTGGACACGACCATGTCTGCCTGAATGTCGATCATCGGTACCTGTAGCAATCGTCGATCCTTCTTCACCACCCATTCAGAATGCTGTTGACAAGAGAAATGCATTAAGATCCCAAGGTTTCAATCCGTTATTATATTTGAGGAAGATACTTATTATTTTAAgcatttatttttcttaaaattcgtcctttttttttgtgttctCGCGCTCGAACATTTTAGGGATATAGTTCGAACATTTTAGGGATATATATCGCCGAGTTGGTTTCCAAGATTAGTCACGATAATGAATAAACTTTTTTAATCGATCATTGTTCACATAGATCTTATCGAGAATTTTTGTCAGAATTTGTTGTTCTTCTTTTCAACGAATTGACTATTTAAGGTGGGAAGGAGAACCAACCATCTCTTCCGCAGATCATCTCCATCGGCACCGATCCCAGGTCAACTAAGCGTGATTCGACCGTGGCGGTAACGTTAAGCGTAAATTGGGTTGGAAGAAAGGGCGTCAAGGACGTGATGTCTCGTTCCATATCACGCAGGTTGAGGCGTCAGCTCATTACTCTGCTCTCTCTGCAAGAATTACATGGCTTTGAttccactctccctcctcctcgcttgcttcatcttctttttcttcttcttattcttcttattcttcttattcttcttcttcttattattcttcttcttcttcttcttctttgattccactctccctcctcctcctcgcttgctgctgcttcttcttcttcttcttctttccactctccctcctcctcctcgcttgctgcttcttcttcttcttttcttccactctccctcctcctcctcgcttgcttcttcttcttcttcttgctctcaTGACGGCACCGTGTTGAGGCATTCCCGACCACGACGATGCCATGCTTTTCCCAGTTTAATCTGTGGCGCGGAGCATTGGATCACATCGCCCGCTACTAATGAAATCGGTGTGATGTGGTAAGTAAACCTGAGGCGAGAATGCAGCAGCCACCGAGCGTCGTGCATCGACCCGTAGCCATTGGAATCCCATGGGCGCCTTCAATCTGCCGCTGCACTCGAATGCTTCGATGATAAGTATTTTAAGAGTCCTAAAATTAGATTTGAAATTATTCGATCCGTTAAAAATGTAATTATGAAAAACACCCTTTCATGAGTTTGGATATGTTTAAATAATACTATTTATTCGTCAACGTTTTGCAAGTGAGTCCACAAAGGATCGAGAAAGGAATTTGAATCTGGATTTGTGCTAATTCAaaagagatttttattttttttttgtgctgtGAAGAATCTGATTTATGGATGTAGGTAAGAATTGTGGAATCATATATTTTGCATCagttttctaatttatttttttatcattaattttaaaagttTTCTCTTTCCATAATATACATGATGTTTGTGATATATCTTCTTTAAATTCATACGACAATACCACATGTTAAATTAATTCTTATGTGTATTCAAATTCGTTCAAATCGAAGCATCAAGGGtcaaattaaatcaaataaaaaaaatgattcggTTCAAAGGAAGGTACTTCAAACTAAAATCATTTGGAACCTAAGTAATCGATTACGTATGGATTAAGCTACTGTCAAAATCATCAATCCTCAAGAAGAGTAAAGGTAATAATATTACTTTTTAACTGTGCTTGATTGATCCATACTTGTAAAAATGTTTAGATATTTTAACGATACaattaaaaagttaaaattataaacTTAAAAAACTATTACTTTTTAACTGAGCTTGATTCGAATCGATTAATCAAATAAACAAGATatcttttcaaattaaaattatttataatctttaaaACTAAATTACTGATGAACCGATTCAGATTAAATCGGTTCGAAACCAATTCGATTAGgtttgatttaattttttgattCGATTTGAATACCCCTATTAATATTACATTGCATTCTTGCATCACTTTCTTCTTCTAAAGAATTCTTCGACCTAACTGTCATCCCTTGTGGTAGCCATAACATGCAAGATATTGTCTCCATCTCATTTATGACTCTTCCCATGCTgtcatttctgtttttttttttttgtctatcatACTATGACTATGATTGATTTTGTTCACGAGAAACATGTTTCTTACGTTAATGCACAGAGGGAGTAATATGTTATTAGATTTCATGTTAATCGAAGTCTCACGTATTAGATTAATCTATTTATATACTTGTGTGTTTATGGAGTGGATACAAGATCCTTCAAAGCATTACCAATCTTTACGCGTTCTCCATGAACTCAGCCCCAATAATATGTTGAGGCAAAGGAAGACGAGAGACGTGAACGGGATGCAATTACGAGGGACGACGATGATGATTCCTCGTGGAAAAGACACGCAATTAGATGGAGATTACGAAAAGAAATGGCATTCCACTTGCAAAAACTGTACATGATTTCTTTATTAATCTCCACGAGTTAAGCTAAGGTGGATGACTTTCCTGGGATTGGACTCCATCCCAATTCCCAATTAACAGCTTGTAACATATCAACCAATTATGAAAggaattaatgatttattattggtAATTTAACTTGAATGGTTGGAGTCATTAGGTTGAATGATGAGCGTTCACTACATTATGACCAATCGATGAACGTTGATGCATGGAGCCCACTGCAGTCGGTGATACCACGTTCTGTTCTTCGTCGTCAAGCTTCGGtcttcctctatatatatatatatatatatatatatacacacacacacacacacttgccCTTCTTCTTTTACGCCTTCCATCAAGGAAACTTGACAGAGATGGAATGAAGCTATCGATCCCAAATATAACATAACACCACACTGCACTTAATAATGATATTACATGGCCTGCATGTCCCCTTGCCGAAAGCAAAATgagagaaaccaagacatagttaCGTACAGGAGAAAGAGAAGCAAATTGACGAAGAGACAagagaaagaataataaatcatggAAACACTGGGTGCGCGGTGGTGGCGAGGTGGCGGTGGAATGATCGGTTCGGGAGGCTGGTGGTTTATATCAAGCCTTGGCGGGTTCAGCCGCTGGCTCGGCCGGTTTCTCCGTCTCCGGGGAGGGGTCCGAGGGAGCCGGGTCGGCCGGGGCAGGTGCCTCTTCCACCTCCGCCTCAGCCTCTTCCTTCTTGATCTCCTCCGCGGTTTCCGGTGTAATATCCTTGCTGGTGCTCTCGACGGCCGGTTCGGCGGGAGCAGGCGGCTCCTCTGCGGGGAGTAAGGTGGACACCTGCTCGAAGAGGAAGATCACGGGACCGGAGACGAGGCCGGGGCCGTACTTGGCGGCAGCCTCGCTCACCGGCTTCGAGCCAGGGAACTCTGCGCAAGGATCTAATCTCATCACAAGCCCTTCCGCTATCACCTCAAAACAACTATAACATCTGTGACAGAGAAAGCATTACCGATCTTCACTAGTTCCTCGATGAACTTGATCACAACAGTTGATTTCTTCTTCAGTCCTGACCCCGTCGGTTTCTTCACCAGAGTCTGTCGTCGTCCAAAGCAAGTATTTGCAGAAGGCTGTAAGTATTTGATACAGAGTCTGTGAATAACATGAGGATGAGTTCAAGATCGATAAACCTTGATTTCAACGGCAGAAGCTTCGTAGATCTCCACAACTTTGGGCTGCAGGTCAGTCTTCTTCTcttcgaactccttgctgatgtcCTCCTGAACCAAACAAAGGATCCAGTAGAGATCAGATCAAGtcgaagggagaagaagaagaagaagaagaagaagaagaagaagaagagaagcaaaacCCCATGCACCTTCGATTCGTCGAAGGACTTGCATGCCTCGGCGGCGGCAGCCTTCTTGCCGTTCCTGTCAAACACCTTCTTGATCGTCGGAAGGACTTTAGACTTCCAGTAATTCACCATCTCTGCTCTCTTCCTCTTGCTCTCCTGTTAGCTCAAATCGCAAACACCTGTGTCTCCAAAAGAAGAAGCAAACATCACCACACGACTAAACTATATGAGACCAAATGATCGgtaaagaaaggaggagaagacgTACTATGAAACTTGCGTCTTCCTCTCCACTCCGCTCCTCTGCCTTTCTTCTATGCCTACGATCACCAATGTATAGTATGCACGAAAACAAAGAGGAGAGCGGAGCCATGTGCTTGCCAGGGAAATATACAAGGACAACGCACCAAATCACCCTTGCACTGTTATGAAATTACGGTGTAACCCTTCCTAAAGCTCAGGTAAAAACGACCGCGTATATGTAATGCGGAGGGTATTTTCGTCCTAAAAGTAAGGATCGCCGGCTCAGCAGAAGGTTACAGTGGGGAGGTGACAGCTGGACGTCGCAGTCGCCTATTGTCCTCGTGTGCCACCGCCGTCCGCCGAGCCCCGTGGGAAACGGAAAGAGGCGACGCGAAACGGGAATCGGATCGAGGGGTGGCAGAAACCGGGGTTTGTCGCTTTGGGCCGCGGGGCCCGTTGGGGAGCGGGTGTGGGTGGGCCCGGGAGCCGTATTGGTGTCTCCTAAGGACCACGTGGCTTCGCTGGCTTCGGGGCACACAGATCGGCCCTCCGTCATCTTTATCCcacttaaaataatatttaaatactttttttttttcaaatccctTTTGGGGTGTCATTTTTTTGGGTTTTTTTGTGTGTTCCtcgaaaatattatttattttaattatcaacAAAACCTTTAGGACCCCCTTATcaacaaaaattatatatatatatatagattaaatTGGAAGAAATTTCTTTGAGATATTCtaagattctgattatggtttttttaagtattatattttttaatggtTTCCCATGGAGGTTTTAATTAGAAAGAACTTCCACCTAACTATGGTGGCGAATAATTATTAGATTTCcataaagaactctaattatcatggattaaaaaaatattttaattttatgtatTAGGCTTTTCAGATAATAATATATCTCCACTTATACATTATACATTGCAAGAATCCGAGGAAGAAGCCCTTGTCATCATCACCATTGGATGAATGGGGCCATGCTTCGAATCATTGTGATGGGTGATGTTTAGGTGTTTGTCCGAACAAGTTccccctcctttttcttttccccaaTTACTTACTTTTCGTGCAATAATGTGGCGTGATATAAGGAATatctaccaattttattgcattgcAAAGAGAGTCACCCGTGTTCGTAAAATCCAATTCATTCACCAATGTAATTGGCGTAGCGTCAATTCTATCTTAATTATGAACATAAACTACATGGACAGATAGAATTAATGAAATAATAAATTATAGTGCATCAGGGGAAATATTCTTGGAATGAATAATATTTAAAGAATTATTGTTCCCTTACGTTCAGTGGGTTGAGTGAGGCTGTGACTCGACCATGGGGTCTTGGGGAATGGGTCGAGTCAGGCCGCGACCCAACCACGGGTTCTTTGGATTTACATTTCACCTGAGCTAATATTTACCACAAGCTGCCGCAGGCCAATGTATAATAGTGTGATGTCTTAGCAGACCCGGATCCGACTTGTAGCTCTCAAGCCCCCAAGCATCGGGGGCAGCCCAAAAAGGGTGCTCCTCCCACAACCCAAAACCATTAATGGAGCAAACAGGTCCGGAGCTACTGCTCCGTTCCCCGTCGTCCGACCCGTATTGGGTGGGCGCTCCAAGGTGGAGCTCCCAATGGTAGCCAGCCCTCGCATCCTCACCCTCCATCATCGATCCAACGGCCACGATGGGATCCGGGGAAATATTCGAAATACGTACTTATACGTAGACATGGGGCGATACAGATCAGAGCCGGAGTTTTCCCATCGCGTACCCGCGTGTCTCGAGAACGTGGGACCCGTCACTGCGGTGACACTGACGCCTACGGTGATAAAGTCAGGCATGAGAGACACGAGTGGGGAGAATACGTGAATACGAGACTGAAAAAGCGATGACTGGTTTCGGGGCAGGGGACGCGGTCATAAGCTGCCAACGGCCTTTGTGATGGTTAGATCTCAGCCCTTCGTCCCTTATCATAGCCCACTCGCTGCTCCTCTCCCCTCCTCTCGCTATCCTCCCTTTGCTTCCGTTTCTAATCGCCTCCTCCTCTGTCTCTCTTATCTCCAATGGCGACCTTCGCTTCTTTGTCTCAGTAGACGGGGCAAAAAGGAAGAGCAAAGCCTCTTTTCTATCGGCCGAACGAGCGCTGCTCTTGTGAATTCGTGGAGCCCTCTGTTCTTCCAGGTGCCTATTCATTCATGAGCTTGAGAATACTGCCATCGTAGTATTCGTCGGAAGTGTTGGGTGTTGTTTATTATTGGTATTAGAACACCGACCTCCATTCATAGAAGTTAATGGGTTGGTGTTCAATACTTTTTATCTTTCCGAAACTCAACACATTAGTGGTCGAGGAATACTAATAAATTGACGATGCAGAGATAAGAGGCAGCGAGTGGAGCGGGGCGGCCGCATGGCACCCAAGGGCGGtcgaggaaagggcaagggcgacaagaagaagaaagatgagaaaGGTTTGGATTGTGGTTGCCGAGAGAAAATCTATTTTGAGCTGCTATTTTGTTGTCATTAGTTTTCATTCTTGTCTGATGACTAACTCGTTGTTATTGTTGTCGTTGCTGCACTGCTAGTTCTGCCTCTGGCTGTGGACATCACAGTAATGCTCCCGGATGAGTCTCATGTCATCCTCAAGGTCTGTGCATGTTCTTCTCATCTATATCTTTCTCCCTGTTGCCTAAGATAAAGACTCAGAGGAACAGACAGACAACGTTACATGAAATCattgtgaaaaggaaaagaaatgaagaAACTGGCATGCATGTGAGACACAACGGGAATAGAATTTACTGTTCTGTGAGTAAAATTTAAGAAAGGTTGCATCCAGGAAGGAGCCATGGGAGGCAATGTTTTCCTCGGGTGTCCATGGCTTTTGATTCCCCTGGGAGTAATAGCAGTACTTTCTCTCTACCTCTGCTGACATGATTACTATGGTCCCTCATGAATACATTAGTTTGGCGGGGAACAAAATCAACCTCCTGCAGTTCCATGAATGCAAGTTCCCAGCATTTAATGAGAACTGGCGCAGAACTGCTTGTTGCATCACAAGGGATGACTCATGAAGGGGGATGTCCATTCTTTTGGATTCTGTTCAATGATTGAAGCTTCTCTTTCACATTTTAGGTTCAGAGTGTATATCTCCTCATTCCTCATCCTAATCTGGCAAAACCATGACAGTTATGATGGTCTTCACCATGAAAAGCAATCTACAAGCTTTTCTTGTGCTGGTTCCTTTGTTTCTTCTATAACTCGTCAGTGGAAATTTGCAGGGGATATCGACCGACAAGATCATCGATGTGCGGCGGCTGCTCTGCGTCAACACCCTTGCGTGCCATATCACCAATTACTCCCTCTCCCATGAGGTACACATGACCTCCCTAACCCCTTTGCTTCTGGATTTGTGGTACTTTCTC contains:
- the LOC135651201 gene encoding plasma membrane-associated cation-binding protein 1-like, with the protein product MVNYWKSKVLPTIKKVFDRNGKKAAAAEACKSFDESKEDISKEFEEKKTDLQPKVVEIYEASAVEIKTLVKKPTGSGLKKKSTVVIKFIEELVKIEFPGSKPVSEAAAKYGPGLVSGPVIFLFEQVSTLLPAEEPPAPAEPAVESTSKDITPETAEEIKKEEAEAEVEEAPAPADPAPSDPSPETEKPAEPAAEPAKA